In Brachionichthys hirsutus isolate HB-005 chromosome 5, CSIRO-AGI_Bhir_v1, whole genome shotgun sequence, a single genomic region encodes these proteins:
- the tspan3a gene encoding tetraspanin-3 produces the protein MSVLNMEHCGITSSKTVLVFLNLIFWAAAGILCYVGAYVFITYDDYDHFFEDVYTFIPAVTIIAVGAILFIIGLIGCCATVRESYCGLTTFVVILLLVFMTEVVVVVLGYVYRARVEDEVNNSIKKVYNEYNGTNSNAQSRAIDYVQRQLQCCGIHNYTDWQYTSWFQESKNNNVPVSCCRNGVGSCTGSLTHPEDLYSEGCEVLVVAVLKDIMMYVIWTALAFAVIQMLGMLCAGVVLCRSGTDPPYEPLVTGGVHA, from the exons ATGTCCGTGTTGAACATGGAGCACTGCGGCATCACGTCGTCCAAGACGGTCCTGGTCTTCCTGAACCTGATATTTTGG GCTGCTGCCGGCATCCTCTGCTACGTTGGAGCCTATGTCTTCATTACATACGACGACTACGATCACTTCTTTGAGGACGTGTACACTTTCATCCCGGCGGTGACTATCATTGCCGTTGGAGCTATCCTTTTCATCATCGGGCTCATCGGATGCTGTGCCACCGTGAGAGAGAGCTACTGTGGACTTACAACG TTTGTCGTCATTCTCCTGCTGGTTTTCATGACGGAAGTGGTCGTGGTGGTTCTCGGATACGTTTACAGAGCAAGG GTTGAAGATGAAGTTAATAATTCCATTAAGAAAGTGTACAACGAGTATAACGGCACCAACAGCAACGCCCAGAGTCGTGCCATCGATTATGTCCAGAGACAG cTTCAGTGTTGTGGGATCCACAACTACACGGACTGGCAGTATACAAGCTGGTTCCAAgaatctaaaaacaacaacgtgcccgtcagctgctgcagaaacggTGTTGGAAGCTGCACTGGGTCCCTCACGCACCCTGAAGATCTCTATTCAGAA ggctgTGAAGTTCTGGTGGTGGCCGTGTTGAAGGACATCATGATGTACGTCATCTGGACTGCGCTGGCCTTTGCTGTCATTCAG ATGCTGGGGATGTTGTGCGCTGGCGTCGTGTTATGTCGCAGTGGCACAGATCCTCCCTATGAGCCTCTGGTTACGGGAGGAGTCCACGCATGA
- the si:dkey-24l11.2 gene encoding uncharacterized protein si:dkey-24l11.2 isoform X2 produces MMEDGDREQVLESEPGCHTQQLCRFFSQGRHCNFGKKCRFLHTRDEVKGHEKKNVQIPKQSDDTSQKAETSGRYVGLRPPLTSPTVAPSRDRRACRYFISGHCAMEDRCRFWHPSQFPPLDDQPVAGNHTRPVTVGPPVPTPSILQAVKLCELTEDVAKQLRDTEIKQLRKRFPKDKLIIQEQSGCDITYYRVNVTATDPDWPFDLKEIDIMVTFPESYPQQIFTLDIPLDQDLPSVMARHVQQAASEWLQAKHATNQLLGKVELLFRPFVRWLDRNLERLFTEGARQLKKDIDLEKAGFQFISYQELQAAVSEKHGNDAAADTTAVDADGDAGDEGELEKIKDVGSMDGGRLVQQEAVGGDGQQQLQEEEATHLVENIRISDPRRGTEVKLLGLRLGENTATVAAQQITVCLQCNRCKVTADLMLNGRTPCTAQCEKCSASINAAFRPCLLHHYSDVLGYLDLHNAVPSDLVLQECELTVGCLSCSQDGPVQNISFGQMKEFNCEHCHSKLSFMADSTRFQYIQPRANKTGERSPIYPRDCGVNYKTIRDPAVQKGKPLPEKGACNHYKQSHRWLRFPCCGRAYPCDVCHDVDQDHPMELATRMICGYCAKEQPYSNGKPCISCGNMLTRGAHTSHWEGGLGCRSKVKMSRNDRQKYVNANKTVSRKAAIQKK; encoded by the exons ATGATGGAGGATGGTGACAGAGAGCAGGTGCTGGAATCCGAGCCTGGCTGTCACACGCAACAGTTATGTCGCTTTTTCTCTCAAGGAAGACACTGCAATTTTGGGAAGAAATGCAGATTCCTACATACAAGagatgaggtcaaaggtcacgagaagaaaaatgtccagATACCTAAACAATCGGATGACACATCTCAAAAGGCAGAGACTTCTGGAAGATATGTCGGGCTCAGGCCCCCGCTCACAAGCCCCACGGTTGCCCCATCCCGTGATCGCCGCGCCTGTCGCTACTTTATCTCAGGCCACTGCGCTATGGAAGACAGATGTCGCTTCTGGCACCCATCTCAGTTTCCCCCATTGGATGACCAGCCTGTTGCTGGCAATCACACGAGACCTGTGACAGTGGGACCTCCAGTACCCACTCCCAGCATTCTGCAGGCGGTCAAGCTGTGTGAGCTGACAGAAGATGTTGCCAAGCAGCTACGAGACACAGAGATCAAGCAGTTGAGGAAGCGTTTTCCCAAAGACAAGCTCATTATTCAGGAGCAAAGTGGCTGCGACATTACTTACTACAGGGTGAATGTCACAGCCACTGATCCAGATTGG CCTTTTGACCTGAAAGAAATCGACATCATGGTGACCTTCCCAGAGAGTTATCCCCAGCAG ATTTTCACATTGGATATACCATTGGATCAGGATCTGCCGTCAGTAATGGCAAG ACATGTTCAGCAAGCGGCGTCGGAGTGGCTTCAAGCCAAGCATGCGACCAACCAGCTTCTTGGAAAGGTAGAGCTGCTCTTCCGACCGTTTGTTCGCTGGTTAGATCGCAATTTGGAGAGACTATTCACAGAAGGAGCCAGACAG ttgaAAAAAGATATTGACTTGGAAAAGGCTGGATTCCAGTTCATCTCATACCAGGAGCTCCAGGCAGCAGTATCTGAAAAACATGGgaatgatgctgctgcagacacCACCGCTGTAGATGCAGACGGGGACGCTGGCGATGAAGGGGAATTGGAAAAGATTAAAGATGTGGGGTCAATGGACGGAGGACGGTTAGTGCAGCAGGAAGCTGTGGGCGGCgatggacagcagcagctgcaggaggaggaagccacTCATCTAGTGGAGAACATCAGGATCAGCGATCCACGCAGAGGCACAGAGGTGAAGCTGCTGGGACTGAGGCTCGGGGAGAACACCGCTACTGTGGCGGCTCAGCAAATCACGGTTTGTCTTCAGTGTAACAG GTGTAAGGTTACAGCAGACCTGATGCTGAACGGGAGGACACCCTGCACAGCTCAGTGTGAAAAGTGCAGCGCCAGTATCAATGCTGCATTCAGGCCCTGCTTGCTGCATCATTACAGCGATGTCCTGGGGTACCTGGACCTTCACAACGCTGTGCCTTCTGACTTGGTGCTCCAGGAGTGTGAACTCACTGTGGGCTGCCTCAGCTGCTCCCAGGATGGTCCTGTGCAG AACATTTCCTTTGGTCAAATGAAGGAGTTTAATTGTGAACACTGCCACAGCAAACTGAGTTTTATGGCTGACAGCACAAGATTCCAGTATATTCAGCCACGCGCCAACAAAACAGGTGAGCGCTCTCCCATAT ATCCCAGGGATTGTGGTGTTAATTATAAGACGATCAGAGACCCGGCTGTGCAGAAAGGGAAGCCACTGCCAGAGAAGGGAGCATGCAATCATTATAAACAGAGCCATCGCTGGTTAAG ATTTCCCTGCTGTGGACGCGCTTACCCCTGTGATGTGTGCCACGACGTGGACCAAGACCACCCCATGGAGCTGGCCACCAGGATGATCTGTGGCTACTGTGCCAAAGAACAG CCATACAGCAACGGAAAGCCTTGCATCAGTTGTGGAAACATGTTGACGAGAGGCGCTCACACCAGCCACTGGGAAGGGGGACTGGGATGCAGAAGCAAAGTCAAAATGAGCAG AAACGATCGACAGAAGTACGTCAATGCCAACAAAACAGTTTCAAGGAAGGCGGCCATTCAGAAGAAGTAG
- the si:dkey-24l11.2 gene encoding uncharacterized protein si:dkey-24l11.2 isoform X1, which translates to MMEDGDREQVLESEPGCHTQQLCRFFSQGRHCNFGKKCRFLHTRDEVKGHEKKNVQIPKQSDDTSQKAETSGRYVGLRPPLTSPTVAPSRDRRACRYFISGHCAMEDRCRFWHPSQFPPLDDQPVAGNHTRPVTVGPPVPTPSILQAVKLCELTEDVAKQLRDTEIKQLRKRFPKDKLIIQEQSGCDITYYRVNVTATDPDWPFDLKEIDIMVTFPESYPQQIFTLDIPLDQDLPSVMARHVQQAASEWLQAKHATNQLLGKVELLFRPFVRWLDRNLERLFTEGARQLKKDIDLEKAGFQFISYQELQAAVSEKHGNDAAADTTAVDADGDAGDEGELEKIKDVGSMDGGRLVQQEAVGGDGQQQLQEEEATHLVENIRISDPRRGTEVKLLGLRLGENTATVAAQQITVCLQCNRCKVTADLMLNGRTPCTAQCEKCSASINAAFRPCLLHHYSDVLGYLDLHNAVPSDLVLQECELTVGCLSCSQDGPVQNISFGQMKEFNCEHCHSKLSFMADSTRFQYIQPRANKTDPRDCGVNYKTIRDPAVQKGKPLPEKGACNHYKQSHRWLRFPCCGRAYPCDVCHDVDQDHPMELATRMICGYCAKEQPYSNGKPCISCGNMLTRGAHTSHWEGGLGCRSKVKMSRNDRQKYVNANKTVSRKAAIQKK; encoded by the exons ATGATGGAGGATGGTGACAGAGAGCAGGTGCTGGAATCCGAGCCTGGCTGTCACACGCAACAGTTATGTCGCTTTTTCTCTCAAGGAAGACACTGCAATTTTGGGAAGAAATGCAGATTCCTACATACAAGagatgaggtcaaaggtcacgagaagaaaaatgtccagATACCTAAACAATCGGATGACACATCTCAAAAGGCAGAGACTTCTGGAAGATATGTCGGGCTCAGGCCCCCGCTCACAAGCCCCACGGTTGCCCCATCCCGTGATCGCCGCGCCTGTCGCTACTTTATCTCAGGCCACTGCGCTATGGAAGACAGATGTCGCTTCTGGCACCCATCTCAGTTTCCCCCATTGGATGACCAGCCTGTTGCTGGCAATCACACGAGACCTGTGACAGTGGGACCTCCAGTACCCACTCCCAGCATTCTGCAGGCGGTCAAGCTGTGTGAGCTGACAGAAGATGTTGCCAAGCAGCTACGAGACACAGAGATCAAGCAGTTGAGGAAGCGTTTTCCCAAAGACAAGCTCATTATTCAGGAGCAAAGTGGCTGCGACATTACTTACTACAGGGTGAATGTCACAGCCACTGATCCAGATTGG CCTTTTGACCTGAAAGAAATCGACATCATGGTGACCTTCCCAGAGAGTTATCCCCAGCAG ATTTTCACATTGGATATACCATTGGATCAGGATCTGCCGTCAGTAATGGCAAG ACATGTTCAGCAAGCGGCGTCGGAGTGGCTTCAAGCCAAGCATGCGACCAACCAGCTTCTTGGAAAGGTAGAGCTGCTCTTCCGACCGTTTGTTCGCTGGTTAGATCGCAATTTGGAGAGACTATTCACAGAAGGAGCCAGACAG ttgaAAAAAGATATTGACTTGGAAAAGGCTGGATTCCAGTTCATCTCATACCAGGAGCTCCAGGCAGCAGTATCTGAAAAACATGGgaatgatgctgctgcagacacCACCGCTGTAGATGCAGACGGGGACGCTGGCGATGAAGGGGAATTGGAAAAGATTAAAGATGTGGGGTCAATGGACGGAGGACGGTTAGTGCAGCAGGAAGCTGTGGGCGGCgatggacagcagcagctgcaggaggaggaagccacTCATCTAGTGGAGAACATCAGGATCAGCGATCCACGCAGAGGCACAGAGGTGAAGCTGCTGGGACTGAGGCTCGGGGAGAACACCGCTACTGTGGCGGCTCAGCAAATCACGGTTTGTCTTCAGTGTAACAG GTGTAAGGTTACAGCAGACCTGATGCTGAACGGGAGGACACCCTGCACAGCTCAGTGTGAAAAGTGCAGCGCCAGTATCAATGCTGCATTCAGGCCCTGCTTGCTGCATCATTACAGCGATGTCCTGGGGTACCTGGACCTTCACAACGCTGTGCCTTCTGACTTGGTGCTCCAGGAGTGTGAACTCACTGTGGGCTGCCTCAGCTGCTCCCAGGATGGTCCTGTGCAG AACATTTCCTTTGGTCAAATGAAGGAGTTTAATTGTGAACACTGCCACAGCAAACTGAGTTTTATGGCTGACAGCACAAGATTCCAGTATATTCAGCCACGCGCCAACAAAACAG ATCCCAGGGATTGTGGTGTTAATTATAAGACGATCAGAGACCCGGCTGTGCAGAAAGGGAAGCCACTGCCAGAGAAGGGAGCATGCAATCATTATAAACAGAGCCATCGCTGGTTAAG ATTTCCCTGCTGTGGACGCGCTTACCCCTGTGATGTGTGCCACGACGTGGACCAAGACCACCCCATGGAGCTGGCCACCAGGATGATCTGTGGCTACTGTGCCAAAGAACAG CCATACAGCAACGGAAAGCCTTGCATCAGTTGTGGAAACATGTTGACGAGAGGCGCTCACACCAGCCACTGGGAAGGGGGACTGGGATGCAGAAGCAAAGTCAAAATGAGCAG AAACGATCGACAGAAGTACGTCAATGCCAACAAAACAGTTTCAAGGAAGGCGGCCATTCAGAAGAAGTAG
- the ch25hl1.1 gene encoding cholesterol 25-hydroxylase-like protein 1, member 1, whose translation MDNISDLPSGASDLLLQPHWDYLLFHHLPLISSPLFPVLLAFSSYVFFSIPFAVLDLVGDRVPLFYQYKIQPGRQPTFGMMTKSFMTALYNHVFFVLPSVIISTFFLPAPIMPEDAPTLYEVFIDGLAVLLLFDTQYYIWHFIHHKHLQLYRWIHAVHHEYVAPFSWSTEQLSIPELITVGFWSNLDPILLKCHPLTIWSITVFSIWMSVEDHIGYDFPWTLNHMVPLGLLGGAPAHDMHHQKPSSNYAPFFSHWDRIFGTAVPLKKKTTNL comes from the coding sequence ATGGATAACATCAGTGACCTGCCCTCCGGGGCCTCGgaccttctgctgcagccgcACTGGGATTATTTGCTTTTTCACCACCTGCCTCTCATCTCGTCTCCTCTCTTCCCCGTGCTTCTTGCCTTCTCCAGCTACGTCTTCTTCAGCATACCTTTTGCTGTTCTTGATCTAGTGGGAGATAGAGTGCCCTTATTCTATCAGTACAAGATCCAACCAGGCAGGCAGCCAACATTTGGAATGATGACTAAGAGCTTCATGACAGCGCTATACAACCACGTATTCTTTGTTTTGCCAAGTGTAATAATTAGCACGTTCTTTCTGCCTGCACCAATAATGCCTGAGGATGCTCCTACTCTGTACGAGGTATTCATCGATGGATTGGCCGTGCTGCTCCTATTCGACACTCAGTACTACATTTGGCATTTCATACAtcacaaacatctgcagcttTACCGGTGGATCCATGCAGTCCACCACGAATACGTGGCACCGTTCTCTTGGTCAACTGAACAGCTCAGCATCCCAGAACTAATAACTGTTGGATTCTGGAGCAACCTGGACCCGATTCTCTTGAAGTGTCACCCGCTGACGATATGGAGCATTACTGTTTTCAGCATCTGGATGTCTGTGGAGGATCATATTGGCTATGACTTTCCCTGGACCCTCAACCACATGGTGCCTTTGGGGCTGCTGGGTGGCGCACCAGCTCACGACATGCACCACCAGAAGCCGAGCAGCAACTACGCTCCCTTCTTTAGTCATTGGGACAGAATCTTTGGCACTGCTGTGCCTCTGAAGAAAAAAACTACAAACCTGTAA